A portion of the Sulfurospirillum diekertiae genome contains these proteins:
- the cysK gene encoding cysteine synthase A codes for MYAHNVTELIGNTPLVKLTRASEASNALVLGKCEFLNPSHSVKDRIGFNMIKTALDKGLIDLNSIIIEPTSGNTGIGLATVCASMGLKLMLTMPSSMSLERRKLLAALGAELVLTEPALGMKGAVDKATELSKEIPNSFVPQQFSNESNPAIHYATTAEEIWKDTDGKVDIFIAAVGTGGTITGTGKRLKELNPNIQIIAVEPETSPVLSGGNPGPHKIQGIGAGFIPSVLDTKLYNEVVKVSYENAIETSRNLAKQEGLLVGISAGANVYVSSQIALKPENKGKTIVTILCDTGERYLSAGLYEYKES; via the coding sequence ATGTATGCACACAATGTAACTGAACTAATTGGAAATACTCCTCTTGTCAAACTAACCCGTGCCTCAGAAGCTTCAAATGCTTTGGTACTAGGAAAATGTGAATTTCTAAATCCATCACATTCCGTCAAAGATCGTATCGGATTTAATATGATTAAAACAGCACTTGATAAAGGGTTAATTGATCTCAATTCAATTATCATTGAACCAACAAGTGGCAACACTGGTATTGGACTTGCAACTGTATGTGCAAGTATGGGACTTAAACTGATGCTTACTATGCCTAGTTCCATGAGTTTAGAGAGACGTAAACTTCTAGCAGCCTTGGGGGCAGAACTTGTATTAACGGAACCAGCCTTGGGAATGAAAGGTGCTGTCGATAAAGCGACTGAACTCTCAAAAGAGATACCAAACTCCTTTGTGCCACAACAATTTTCCAATGAATCAAACCCTGCAATTCACTATGCTACAACAGCGGAAGAGATTTGGAAAGATACCGATGGTAAAGTCGATATTTTTATAGCAGCTGTTGGGACTGGTGGAACCATCACAGGTACAGGAAAAAGACTAAAAGAGCTGAACCCTAATATTCAAATTATTGCCGTTGAGCCAGAAACATCACCTGTTCTTTCAGGTGGAAACCCAGGACCACATAAAATCCAAGGTATTGGCGCTGGATTTATTCCTTCAGTCCTTGACACAAAATTGTACAATGAAGTGGTCAAAGTCAGTTATGAAAACGCCATTGAAACCTCTCGAAATCTTGCAAAACAAGAAGGTTTATTGGTAGGTATTTCAGCAGGAGCAAATGTTTATGTTTCATCTCAAATTGCACTTAAACCTGAAAATAAAGGTAAAACAATTGTTACCATTTTATGTGATACTGGTGAGCGTTACCTAAGTGCGGGATTGTATGAGTATAAAGAGTCGTAA
- a CDS encoding polyprenyl synthetase family protein: MLGKVENLMVEMVASLGDARSVELFHRVPKGKRLRAKLILKIAGASDVSLKLAAIVELIHAASLLHDDVIDDAFTRRGEDSINALFGNKTAIMLGDILYSKGFSELTFMPNEVAYSVSHAVALLSVGELLDVELSHAFNDSEERYFDMIYKKTASLIEASAKAAALLAGKNATIYALYGKNLGLAFQIIDDILDITQSSETLGKPSLNDFKEGKTTLPYLYMYRKLSSSDQVKLLSLFQQELDETQKIWIKTKMNETNALEDSISYARKLGLEALEVIAKEEDVGLSTIIKEMIERNF; the protein is encoded by the coding sequence GTGTTAGGAAAAGTTGAAAATTTGATGGTAGAAATGGTCGCTTCTTTAGGCGACGCACGTAGTGTTGAACTCTTTCATAGAGTTCCGAAAGGTAAACGTTTACGAGCAAAACTTATTTTAAAAATTGCAGGTGCTAGCGATGTTTCGCTTAAATTAGCGGCAATCGTTGAACTCATTCACGCAGCAAGCTTATTACATGATGATGTGATTGATGATGCTTTCACAAGACGAGGTGAAGACTCCATTAATGCGCTTTTTGGCAATAAAACAGCCATTATGCTAGGCGATATACTCTACTCTAAAGGCTTTAGTGAATTGACATTTATGCCAAATGAGGTGGCATATAGTGTTTCTCACGCTGTTGCACTTCTTTCTGTAGGCGAGCTCTTGGATGTTGAACTCTCCCATGCATTCAATGATAGTGAAGAGCGTTATTTCGATATGATTTATAAAAAAACAGCTTCCTTAATCGAAGCTTCCGCTAAAGCTGCGGCATTGCTTGCTGGTAAAAATGCTACTATTTATGCGCTGTATGGCAAAAATTTAGGACTTGCTTTTCAGATAATCGATGATATTTTAGACATTACTCAAAGCAGTGAAACACTTGGAAAACCTTCTTTAAATGATTTTAAAGAGGGAAAAACAACTTTACCTTATCTTTACATGTACCGTAAACTCTCTTCCTCGGATCAAGTAAAACTGCTCTCTTTGTTCCAACAAGAACTCGATGAAACGCAAAAAATATGGATCAAGACAAAAATGAATGAGACAAACGCCTTAGAAGACTCCATTTCGTATGCAAGAAAATTAGGGTTGGAAGCGTTAGAGGTCATTGCTAAAGAAGAAGATGTGGGTTTGAGCACTATTATTAAAGAGATGATTGAGAGGAATTTTTAA
- the hisD gene encoding histidinol dehydrogenase — protein MLLLKTSEQNFQVQFNTLLCRGNMDMENVSKIVSTIIAEIKADGNGALKNHIEKFDKWHVANDEALEVKTSDMKKAYDALDTKLKEALELAYKRIYAYHEKLMPKSWLDFEDSGTVLGQKVTPVDRAGLYIPGGKAAYPSSLLMNAIPALVAGVKEVVVCTPAPNNELNPLLLAAMHLCDIKKAFKVGGASAIAAMAYGTQSIPKVDVITGPGNIFVATAKKLVFGEVNIDMIAGPSEIGVLADTTANPHLLAIDLLSQAEHDEMASSILITPSLEIAEKTRTEIYTWLETLDRKAIAEVSIKERGAIIVTRDMDEAVDLMNQIAPEHLEVVTSHPFDLLPKIHHAGAIFMGSYTPEPIGDYIAGPNHTLPTGGTAKFYSPLGVENFLKRSSIISMSKQGLDEIGEACALLAHTEGLGAHEASVRVRLSQSKK, from the coding sequence ATGTTACTTTTAAAAACCAGTGAACAAAATTTTCAAGTTCAGTTCAATACACTTTTATGTCGTGGAAATATGGACATGGAAAATGTCTCAAAAATTGTTTCAACGATTATTGCAGAGATTAAAGCAGATGGCAATGGTGCTTTAAAAAACCATATTGAAAAATTTGATAAATGGCATGTTGCAAACGATGAAGCACTTGAAGTCAAAACAAGTGATATGAAAAAAGCGTATGATGCCCTTGATACCAAGCTCAAAGAGGCATTAGAGTTAGCCTATAAGCGCATTTATGCGTACCATGAAAAGCTTATGCCCAAATCGTGGCTTGATTTTGAAGACAGTGGCACCGTCTTGGGACAAAAAGTAACGCCAGTGGATCGTGCAGGACTTTATATTCCGGGAGGAAAAGCAGCATATCCAAGTAGTCTTTTGATGAATGCCATTCCCGCACTTGTGGCAGGGGTGAAAGAGGTTGTTGTTTGTACACCTGCTCCCAATAATGAACTCAATCCACTGCTTTTGGCAGCGATGCATCTATGTGACATCAAGAAGGCTTTTAAAGTGGGTGGAGCGAGTGCGATTGCGGCAATGGCATACGGTACGCAGAGTATTCCTAAAGTCGATGTTATCACGGGACCTGGTAATATTTTCGTAGCAACAGCAAAAAAACTTGTTTTTGGTGAAGTCAACATTGATATGATTGCAGGGCCGAGTGAAATTGGTGTTTTAGCCGATACGACTGCCAATCCACACCTTTTAGCGATTGATTTGCTCTCCCAAGCGGAGCACGATGAAATGGCAAGTTCTATTTTGATTACACCTTCTCTTGAAATTGCGGAAAAAACACGCACTGAAATCTATACATGGCTTGAGACATTAGATCGCAAAGCGATTGCGGAAGTTTCTATCAAAGAGCGTGGAGCGATTATTGTGACGCGTGATATGGACGAGGCAGTAGATTTGATGAACCAAATTGCACCTGAACATTTAGAAGTGGTTACCTCTCACCCTTTTGATCTCCTGCCAAAGATTCACCATGCGGGTGCTATTTTTATGGGATCTTATACACCTGAACCCATTGGCGATTATATTGCAGGACCGAATCATACTCTTCCAACGGGTGGTACGGCGAAGTTTTACTCGCCTCTTGGCGTTGAGAATTTCTTGAAGCGTTCTTCTATCATTAGTATGAGCAAACAAGGTCTAGATGAAATTGGTGAAGCGTGTGCACTGCTAGCACACACTGAAGGACTTGGTGCTCACGAAGCGAGTGTTCGCGTTCGCCTTTCTCAATCAAAAAAATGA
- a CDS encoding DUF2018 family protein, with protein sequence MLYEDEDDFFMGSPKSKFFDILFHANQDLVKMKLLQIVDRYSAMEILLEKQFGVDALEGLISTVLMDETDSVVEHNNDLFISTMGEILTQNE encoded by the coding sequence ATGTTATACGAAGATGAAGATGACTTTTTTATGGGAAGTCCCAAAAGTAAATTTTTTGATATTCTCTTTCATGCTAACCAAGATCTTGTCAAAATGAAGCTTTTACAAATCGTAGATCGTTACAGTGCCATGGAAATTTTACTTGAAAAACAGTTTGGAGTCGATGCTCTTGAAGGATTGATTTCTACGGTGTTAATGGATGAGACAGATTCTGTTGTTGAACACAATAATGATCTTTTTATTAGCACAATGGGAGAAATATTAACTCAAAATGAGTAA
- a CDS encoding RrF2 family transcriptional regulator has product MSLLSTKGMYGLSAMYQLFLSKSAKPLQIKEISARAEIPQNYLEQLLILLRQAGLVNSVRGAYGGYLLAKNAQDILIKDILIALEGNLVVTEGEVKDPVLRIFYEESNAKIQEIFNLPLSEFDVYAQRLNNQLNYNI; this is encoded by the coding sequence ATGTCATTACTCTCAACCAAAGGGATGTATGGTTTAAGTGCCATGTACCAACTCTTTTTATCAAAGAGTGCAAAGCCTTTACAAATTAAAGAGATCTCAGCACGTGCTGAGATTCCACAAAACTACTTGGAGCAACTTTTAATTCTATTGCGTCAAGCAGGTTTAGTCAACAGTGTTAGAGGTGCCTATGGTGGCTATCTTCTTGCCAAGAATGCTCAAGATATTTTGATTAAAGATATTTTGATCGCCCTTGAAGGAAACCTTGTCGTTACAGAAGGTGAAGTAAAAGACCCTGTACTTCGCATTTTCTATGAAGAAAGCAATGCAAAGATACAAGAGATTTTCAATTTACCACTTTCTGAGTTTGACGTTTATGCACAACGTCTTAACAATCAATTAAATTACAATATCTAA
- a CDS encoding O-acetylhomoserine aminocarboxypropyltransferase/cysteine synthase family protein — translation MNQETLALHYGYDKQHFGTMSVPIYQTTAYDFGSAETAANRFALRELGPIYTRLNNPTTDVLENRIAAVENGEAAIATATGQAAIFFAIANLAEAGDNIIVAKKVYGGSTTLLTHTLKRFGIQGRVFESDDADDLEALIDDKTKAIFFESLSNPQIAIPNIEKIVAVAQKYNIISVCDNTVATPILFQPLNHGIDVSVHSASKYICGQGSAMGGLIVEAKGLNAKLIGNPRYPQFNEPDESYHGLVYATLPFPIFSLRIRLSLIRDIGATIAPFNSWLLIQGLETLSIRVKEHSRNAYKVASFLEAHPKVKKVSYPALESDPLHGRAKQYFKDGQTSGLLSFEVDDFEFAKHILNSTKIFSVVVNIGDSKSIITHPASTTHQQLSVEELELTGVKAGLIRLSIGLENADDLIEDLKIALG, via the coding sequence ATGAATCAGGAAACCCTCGCCTTACATTACGGATATGATAAACAACACTTTGGAACAATGTCAGTACCTATCTATCAAACCACTGCCTATGATTTTGGAAGTGCAGAGACTGCCGCCAATCGTTTTGCCCTTCGTGAACTTGGACCTATTTACACACGTCTGAACAATCCAACAACAGACGTCCTTGAAAATAGAATTGCTGCTGTTGAAAATGGCGAAGCAGCCATTGCAACAGCAACAGGTCAAGCGGCTATCTTTTTCGCCATTGCTAACTTAGCAGAGGCTGGAGATAATATTATTGTTGCGAAGAAAGTATATGGAGGATCTACAACACTTTTAACGCATACATTAAAACGTTTTGGCATTCAAGGCAGAGTCTTTGAAAGTGATGATGCCGATGATTTGGAAGCCCTTATTGATGACAAAACTAAAGCAATCTTTTTTGAATCACTTTCAAACCCACAAATTGCAATCCCAAACATCGAAAAAATCGTTGCTGTAGCTCAAAAATACAACATTATTTCTGTATGTGATAACACCGTTGCAACACCAATTCTCTTCCAGCCACTTAATCATGGCATTGATGTCAGCGTTCATAGTGCTAGCAAATACATCTGCGGTCAAGGCAGCGCAATGGGTGGATTGATTGTGGAAGCTAAAGGGCTCAATGCGAAACTGATTGGCAATCCACGCTATCCACAATTTAATGAACCCGATGAGAGCTACCATGGATTAGTCTATGCAACATTACCATTCCCTATTTTTTCACTCAGGATTCGCCTCTCACTGATTCGTGATATTGGAGCGACCATTGCGCCCTTTAACTCTTGGTTGCTCATTCAAGGACTTGAAACATTATCCATTCGTGTGAAAGAGCATTCACGTAATGCTTATAAAGTAGCAAGCTTCTTAGAAGCGCATCCTAAAGTGAAAAAAGTCTCATACCCCGCTTTAGAGAGTGACCCTTTACATGGTAGAGCAAAACAATACTTTAAAGACGGTCAAACATCTGGACTGTTAAGTTTTGAAGTTGATGATTTTGAATTTGCAAAACACATTCTTAATTCAACAAAAATCTTCTCAGTTGTTGTGAATATTGGTGATTCAAAATCAATCATTACCCATCCAGCCAGTACGACCCACCAACAGCTTTCTGTTGAAGAATTAGAGCTTACGGGTGTTAAAGCTGGGCTTATTCGACTCAGCATTGGACTTGAAAATGCAGATGATCTTATCGAAGATCTTAAAATTGCTTTAGGTTAA
- a CDS encoding valine--tRNA ligase: MSEKSTVYNPKEIEENYYKIWEDRGYFEIDGNKAIQEQGKNFCIMMPPPNVTGSLHIGHALTFTLQDIITRFKRMDGFKTLWQPGTDHAGIATQNVVEKQLLAQGIKKEELGREKFLEKVWEWKAYSGGQIVHQMRKLGVSPAWSRERFTMDDGLKNSVKKAFVKYYKEGLIVRGNYMVNWCTHDGALSDIEVEYETNKGKLYHLKYFLKDSKEFLVVATTRPETYFGDTAVMVHPDDERYKHLVGQKVVLPLIGREIEIIADEHVDMSFGTGCVKVTPAHDINDYEVGKRHNLEFITIFDSNGILNSYCGEFQGLERLEARAPIMAKLQSEGFVDKVEDYENQVGHCYRCKNVVEPYISKQWFVKKEIAEGAIAKVNEHLAEFYPSHWLNSYNAWMKELRDWCISRQLWWGHQIPVFYCDACGHEWASEAESESECPKCYSNKLHQDPDVLDTWFSSGLWPFSTLGWENGDAYKDEKWNESDLKDFYPNTLLITGFDILFFWVARMMFSGEHTLGKLPFKDIYLHALVKDEHGQKMSKSKGNVIDPLDTINEYSADTLRFTLAILAVQGRDIKLSSEKLEQIRNFTNKLYNASRFLLMNASSFEDLDKIEIKTALGLYMKSRLAVAMEEVRAHFSDYRFNDAATTLYRFLWGEFCDWGIELSKADKPAILELGAIFKEAMKLIHPFMPFISEFLYQELSDKTLEENESIMVKRYPHALKQDEKIEKTFELVIEAIVGIRRAKANIDLGNKKIEHAFIKVSDAANLKDALKYISLLAKVENIDFTEVKIANSATDVGDNVEVFIPLDGVDLSPIVERLNNQKIKLEKEIMKLTGMLSNERFVANAPKEVIAENQKGLDDANAKMAKIEAELISLGI, encoded by the coding sequence ATGAGTGAAAAAAGCACCGTTTACAACCCAAAAGAAATAGAAGAGAATTATTACAAAATTTGGGAAGATAGAGGCTATTTTGAAATTGACGGAAATAAAGCCATTCAAGAGCAAGGCAAAAACTTCTGTATTATGATGCCACCTCCCAATGTGACGGGAAGTCTCCACATTGGACATGCTCTTACCTTTACCCTTCAAGATATTATCACCCGATTCAAACGCATGGACGGATTTAAAACACTTTGGCAACCAGGAACTGATCATGCGGGTATTGCCACACAAAATGTGGTTGAGAAACAACTCCTTGCGCAAGGTATTAAAAAAGAAGAGCTGGGACGTGAGAAGTTTTTAGAAAAAGTTTGGGAATGGAAAGCGTACAGTGGTGGGCAAATCGTTCACCAAATGCGTAAACTTGGAGTCTCTCCTGCATGGAGTAGAGAACGCTTTACGATGGATGATGGACTTAAAAACTCTGTTAAAAAAGCGTTTGTAAAATACTACAAAGAAGGTTTGATCGTTCGTGGGAATTACATGGTTAACTGGTGTACTCATGATGGTGCTCTTAGTGACATTGAAGTGGAGTATGAGACCAACAAAGGTAAACTGTATCACTTAAAATACTTTCTCAAAGATTCCAAAGAATTTTTAGTCGTAGCAACCACCCGTCCTGAAACGTACTTTGGTGATACGGCTGTTATGGTTCATCCAGACGATGAGCGCTACAAACATCTCGTGGGTCAAAAAGTAGTTCTGCCACTTATTGGTCGTGAGATTGAGATTATTGCCGATGAGCATGTCGATATGAGCTTTGGAACAGGCTGTGTAAAGGTAACCCCAGCACATGATATTAATGACTATGAAGTCGGTAAACGTCACAATTTAGAGTTTATCACGATTTTTGATAGCAATGGTATTTTGAACAGTTACTGTGGTGAATTTCAAGGCTTAGAGCGTTTAGAAGCACGTGCACCTATTATGGCAAAACTACAAAGTGAAGGTTTTGTTGATAAAGTCGAAGATTATGAAAACCAAGTGGGTCACTGCTATCGTTGTAAAAATGTGGTGGAACCTTACATTTCCAAACAATGGTTTGTTAAAAAAGAGATCGCGGAAGGTGCTATTGCAAAGGTCAATGAACACTTAGCCGAATTTTACCCAAGTCACTGGCTCAATTCCTACAATGCATGGATGAAAGAGCTTCGTGATTGGTGTATCTCGCGTCAACTTTGGTGGGGACATCAAATTCCTGTTTTTTACTGTGATGCATGTGGACATGAGTGGGCGAGTGAAGCGGAGAGCGAGTCAGAATGCCCTAAATGCTATAGCAACAAGCTTCACCAAGACCCTGATGTCCTTGATACATGGTTTAGCTCGGGACTATGGCCTTTCTCAACACTCGGCTGGGAAAATGGTGATGCTTACAAAGATGAAAAATGGAATGAAAGTGACTTAAAAGATTTTTATCCAAATACCCTCCTCATTACAGGCTTTGATATCCTTTTCTTCTGGGTAGCACGTATGATGTTTTCAGGTGAACACACCCTTGGAAAACTTCCCTTTAAAGACATTTATCTCCACGCTCTTGTCAAAGATGAACATGGTCAGAAAATGAGCAAAAGTAAAGGAAACGTAATCGATCCACTGGACACCATCAACGAATACAGTGCTGATACCTTACGTTTTACCCTCGCCATTCTTGCTGTTCAAGGTCGTGACATTAAACTAAGTAGTGAGAAATTAGAACAAATTCGTAACTTTACCAACAAACTTTACAATGCTTCACGCTTTTTATTGATGAATGCAAGCTCATTTGAAGATTTAGATAAAATCGAAATTAAAACTGCACTTGGTTTATACATGAAAAGTCGTTTGGCTGTGGCCATGGAAGAGGTACGTGCTCACTTTAGCGATTACCGCTTTAATGATGCAGCAACCACACTGTACCGCTTCTTGTGGGGTGAATTTTGTGATTGGGGTATTGAGCTTAGCAAAGCAGACAAACCTGCTATTTTGGAGCTTGGAGCTATCTTTAAAGAGGCAATGAAGCTTATTCATCCCTTTATGCCATTTATCTCTGAATTCCTCTACCAAGAACTTTCAGATAAAACACTGGAAGAAAATGAATCCATTATGGTCAAACGCTATCCTCATGCACTCAAACAAGACGAAAAAATTGAGAAGACCTTTGAACTTGTTATCGAAGCGATTGTAGGCATTCGACGTGCCAAGGCCAATATTGATCTTGGAAACAAAAAAATAGAGCACGCTTTTATCAAAGTCTCTGATGCTGCAAACCTTAAAGATGCGTTGAAGTACATTAGCTTATTGGCAAAAGTTGAAAATATCGACTTTACTGAGGTTAAGATCGCTAACTCAGCCACCGATGTTGGAGATAATGTTGAAGTGTTTATTCCACTTGATGGTGTTGATCTAAGCCCTATCGTTGAGCGCCTCAATAATCAAAAAATCAAGCTTGAAAAAGAGATCATGAAACTAACAGGTATGCTCTCCAACGAGCGCTTTGTTGCCAATGCTCCCAAAGAAGTTATAGCAGAAAATCAAAAAGGGTTGGATGATGCTAACGCTAAAATGGCAAAAATTGAAGCAGAACTCATTTCACTCGGCATTTAA
- the mog gene encoding molybdopterin adenylyltransferase produces the protein MSQIKIGILTISDRASAGIYEDLSGKAIIQVLSEYLSCEWERVYKVIPDEQPLIEAALEHMADHDECCLIVTTGGTGPAIRDVTPEATEAVCSKMMPGFGELMRQVSLKYVPTAILSRQTAGIRGRSLIINLPGKPKSIRECLDAVFPAVPYCIDLLEGPFLTCNEEVIKPFRPKS, from the coding sequence ATGAGTCAGATAAAAATTGGTATTCTTACGATCTCAGATCGTGCCAGCGCAGGTATTTATGAAGACCTTTCAGGCAAGGCGATTATTCAAGTATTGAGTGAATATCTAAGCTGTGAGTGGGAAAGGGTGTATAAAGTGATTCCTGATGAACAGCCACTGATTGAAGCAGCCCTTGAACATATGGCAGATCATGATGAATGCTGTTTAATTGTCACTACAGGAGGTACAGGACCTGCTATTCGTGATGTGACGCCTGAAGCTACGGAAGCCGTTTGCTCAAAGATGATGCCAGGCTTTGGAGAACTGATGCGTCAAGTCAGCCTTAAATATGTACCGACAGCAATTTTATCACGCCAAACGGCAGGTATTCGTGGACGTAGCCTCATCATCAATCTTCCCGGAAAACCTAAATCCATTCGTGAATGTTTAGATGCAGTCTTTCCAGCAGTTCCTTATTGTATTGACCTTTTAGAAGGACCTTTTCTTACATGTAACGAAGAAGTGATCAAACCTTTTCGTCCAAAGTCTTAA
- a CDS encoding GGDEF domain-containing protein: MKRIPRILLKKPILLGSITFVVNLVISMSPVLYLHGKHVAHYKSIPSFNTQLLIEEQDIVYSALFYSFIFAFIISILITFLAFFLKKSYLEVENLSHFDGLTGLYNRLMFMSVFQKEIQKVKRNRDYLFLVILDIDDFKPINDTYGHLIGDEAIKITASTLQQLLRASESIARFGGDEFIISIVDQDKNAASTIVNRILNEFNNKTIPVSRNHDQQELQINLSIGYTLYRNDDDFKTMLQRADQALYISKEAGKNTATFLA, from the coding sequence ATGAAACGAATCCCACGCATTCTTCTTAAAAAGCCTATTTTGCTTGGTTCAATAACATTTGTTGTGAATCTTGTCATTAGTATGTCACCTGTTCTATACCTTCATGGGAAACACGTAGCACACTACAAAAGTATCCCTTCTTTCAATACGCAACTCCTTATCGAAGAGCAGGATATTGTTTACAGTGCCCTGTTCTATTCCTTTATTTTTGCGTTTATTATTTCCATTCTCATCACATTTCTAGCCTTTTTTTTAAAAAAATCTTACCTTGAAGTTGAAAACTTATCGCATTTTGATGGTCTAACAGGACTGTATAATCGTTTAATGTTTATGAGTGTCTTTCAAAAAGAAATACAAAAAGTAAAACGTAACCGTGACTATCTTTTTTTAGTCATCTTGGATATAGATGATTTTAAGCCTATTAATGACACTTATGGGCATCTTATAGGAGATGAGGCAATTAAAATAACGGCTAGTACATTACAACAACTTCTTCGTGCCTCTGAATCTATTGCACGTTTTGGCGGGGATGAATTCATTATCTCTATTGTTGATCAAGACAAAAATGCCGCTTCAACGATTGTCAATCGTATTTTAAATGAATTTAACAACAAAACAATTCCAGTTTCTCGCAATCACGATCAACAAGAACTTCAAATCAATCTCAGTATTGGCTACACACTCTATAGAAATGATGATGATTTTAAAACAATGCTGCAACGGGCAGATCAAGCACTTTATATCTCTAAAGAAGCTGGCAAAAACACCGCCACATTCCTAGCTTAA
- a CDS encoding ketopantoate reductase family protein — protein sequence MNIIILGAGGVGSYFGAKLLQDGHHVVFIARGAHLEALQTEGLHVKHPSLEFNQKIQALDLPSLSELDATSFDLIILATKSIATREVSIQLAQWLRAQMKPPYILSLQNGVENEAILCDYFSEEYIMGGLTRKIGAHVVFPGYIEAVGSAETILGMMHTTMENERFLETLALALNHAGIPTQTTYDIKQELWKKLIINNGVNALCALLRVKTGILFEKSPLSEVVYGLMQETAYAARSLHVKISQEDVDAMFTLIKQFDSIKPSMLVDLEHGRTLEIEEICGVVIRALHQIGVDAPYTKTIKALLEFNMEQ from the coding sequence ATGAATATTATCATTCTAGGTGCTGGAGGAGTTGGAAGCTATTTTGGCGCCAAACTTCTCCAAGATGGTCATCACGTTGTCTTTATTGCACGAGGGGCACACCTTGAAGCTCTTCAAACTGAGGGCTTACATGTAAAGCATCCGAGCTTAGAATTCAATCAAAAAATCCAAGCACTTGATCTACCGAGTTTATCTGAATTAGATGCTACTTCATTTGATCTGATTATTCTTGCAACCAAATCAATTGCAACACGCGAAGTCTCCATTCAACTTGCTCAATGGCTTCGAGCTCAAATGAAACCACCGTATATTCTCTCTTTGCAAAATGGCGTTGAAAATGAGGCTATATTATGTGACTATTTTTCAGAAGAGTATATTATGGGCGGTTTGACACGAAAAATTGGTGCACATGTGGTTTTTCCTGGATATATAGAAGCAGTTGGTAGCGCCGAGACTATTTTAGGCATGATGCACACGACGATGGAAAATGAGCGCTTTTTAGAAACATTGGCGCTTGCATTGAATCATGCTGGTATTCCGACCCAGACAACATATGACATTAAACAAGAACTTTGGAAAAAACTGATTATTAACAATGGTGTGAATGCCCTTTGTGCGTTACTTCGTGTCAAAACAGGCATTTTATTTGAGAAAAGTCCTCTTAGCGAAGTGGTTTATGGGCTTATGCAAGAGACAGCCTATGCTGCACGTAGTTTACATGTAAAGATTTCGCAAGAAGATGTTGATGCAATGTTTACCCTAATTAAGCAGTTTGACTCGATTAAGCCATCCATGTTGGTTGATTTAGAACATGGTAGAACGTTAGAAATAGAAGAAATTTGTGGTGTTGTCATTCGAGCTCTTCATCAAATAGGCGTTGATGCTCCGTATACCAAAACGATTAAAGCGTTACTAGAATTTAACATGGAGCAATAA